From one Rhodothermales bacterium genomic stretch:
- a CDS encoding beta-ketoacyl-ACP synthase III produces the protein MFKAAITAVGHYLPSYRLTNAELERMVDTTDEWIVSRTGIRERRILKEEGKATAFMASEAAREALRKRGITADEVELIIVATVTPDMVFPATACLVQAQIGASKAWGFDLSAACSGFLFALSAGASFITSGKHKKVLVIGADKMSSIVDYTDRTTCVLFGDGAGAVLLEADTEGYGVLDTIEYMDGSNSSALCMVAGGSLHPASHQTVDARQHYAYQDGKTVFKYAVTGMADVAEEIMKRNELTGDEVRFLVPHQANQRIIDATARRMGVDNEKVMLNIERYGNTTAATIPLCLYDWEADLKKGDNIILTAFGGGFTWGAAYVRWAYDGATVRAEASAAAGANA, from the coding sequence ATGTTTAAGGCTGCTATTACCGCCGTCGGTCATTACCTCCCCTCGTATCGGTTGACCAACGCCGAACTGGAACGTATGGTAGATACTACCGACGAGTGGATCGTGTCGCGGACGGGTATCCGTGAACGGCGCATCCTGAAGGAAGAAGGTAAGGCCACCGCGTTTATGGCTTCGGAGGCGGCGCGTGAGGCGCTGCGGAAACGCGGGATCACGGCCGACGAAGTCGAACTCATCATCGTCGCGACCGTCACTCCGGACATGGTGTTTCCGGCGACGGCCTGTCTCGTCCAGGCGCAAATCGGAGCATCGAAGGCCTGGGGTTTCGACCTTTCAGCGGCGTGCAGCGGATTTTTGTTCGCCCTGTCCGCCGGCGCATCCTTTATCACGTCCGGCAAGCATAAAAAGGTGCTGGTGATCGGCGCGGACAAAATGTCCAGCATCGTCGATTATACCGACCGCACCACCTGTGTCCTGTTCGGCGACGGCGCCGGCGCGGTACTGCTCGAAGCCGATACCGAGGGGTATGGCGTCCTGGACACGATCGAGTACATGGATGGCTCGAACTCGTCGGCCCTGTGTATGGTTGCCGGCGGTAGCCTCCACCCCGCCTCCCACCAGACCGTCGACGCCCGGCAACACTACGCCTACCAGGATGGCAAGACGGTGTTTAAATATGCCGTGACGGGGATGGCCGATGTAGCCGAAGAGATCATGAAACGTAATGAACTCACCGGCGACGAAGTCCGCTTCCTGGTCCCCCACCAGGCCAACCAGCGCATCATCGACGCCACGGCGCGGCGTATGGGCGTGGACAATGAGAAGGTGATGCTCAACATCGAGCGGTACGGCAATACGACCGCCGCCACGATTCCACTGTGCCTGTACGACTGGGAGGCCGACCTCAAGAAGGGTGACAACATCATCCTGACCGCCTTTGGGGGCGGCTTCACCTGGGGCGCCGCGTACGTTCGATGGGCCTACGATGGGGCGACCGTTCGCGCCGAGGCCAGCGCCGCCGCGGGCGCCAACGCTTAA
- the fabG gene encoding 3-oxoacyl-[acyl-carrier-protein] reductase, producing MSFDFKGKNILVTGGTRGIGRAMAGAFAAAGARVAFTFRSSAEQAESFRAELEQNGGQALAFQVDAASFDDAQKTVDAVVSAWGSIDVLVNNAGITRDGLMIRMSESDWDAVIDTNLKSVFNYAKAAYRPMMKQRSGKIINISSVVGVTGNAGQANYAASKAGIIGFSKSLAKELGKRGVTVNVVAPGYVDTDMTAELSEKAREELTNQIPLGRTARPEEIADAVLFLASPQADYITGQVLLVDGGLAM from the coding sequence ATGTCGTTCGACTTCAAGGGCAAGAACATTCTCGTTACGGGCGGTACGCGCGGCATCGGCCGGGCGATGGCAGGAGCCTTCGCCGCCGCCGGCGCTCGGGTCGCGTTCACTTTTCGCTCTTCCGCCGAACAGGCTGAATCCTTCCGCGCCGAGCTCGAACAAAACGGCGGGCAGGCCCTTGCCTTCCAGGTCGACGCCGCCTCCTTCGACGACGCCCAGAAAACGGTCGATGCCGTCGTTTCGGCGTGGGGATCCATCGACGTGCTCGTCAACAACGCCGGCATCACACGCGACGGGTTGATGATCCGCATGAGCGAATCGGACTGGGATGCCGTGATCGACACGAACCTGAAGAGCGTGTTTAATTACGCCAAAGCGGCCTACCGGCCCATGATGAAGCAGCGCTCCGGTAAGATCATCAACATTTCTTCGGTGGTCGGCGTTACAGGAAATGCCGGACAGGCCAACTACGCGGCCTCAAAAGCCGGCATCATCGGGTTCTCGAAAAGCCTGGCCAAGGAACTCGGCAAACGCGGCGTCACGGTCAATGTGGTGGCCCCCGGCTATGTGGATACCGATATGACGGCCGAACTATCGGAAAAAGCACGCGAGGAGCTCACTAACCAGATCCCCCTGGGGCGCACCGCGCGCCCGGAAGAAATCGCAGACGCCGTTCTCTTTCTGGCTTCTCCTCAGGCCGACTATATTACCGGACAGGTCCTCCTCGTCGATGGCGGGCTGGCGATGTGA
- a CDS encoding DEAD/DEAH box helicase, translating into MVSEESDKPAFTQVIDLTSRAQQNAREERTVATLQEPDPALPRATIDTLSDTIRRAVISAGWNSLMPVQELSIPYLVAGRDMIVQSRTGSGKTGAFLLPLFERLDSRSATTQALLLCPTRELARQIHEEFEAMQRAFVDDEYRLESALVYGGVKYKSQNTSLKGGAQVVIGTPGRILDHLERRTFTLDDLKVLVLDEADEMLSMGFYPAMKQLRRYLPASRNSYMFSATMPPKVRSLAQDFLRDPGFLSLSSGQIGVDSIEHRYYVASPMEKDRVLVRIIEMENPDSAIIFANTKRDVEYLAKFLRNFGYDASEISGDLDQRAREKVMDRIRKGDLRYLVATDVAARGIDISDLSHVFMYDVPQDPEYYIHRSGRTARAGKTGTAIVVTTATEKNGLLRITKKYGVDTQQHEVPSSEDVEVRVAERMTIVLEERMREKTDYAREHLGYFVPLVERLSAEKPTLLSILVDDVYLAHSLGRLAEPEEIPEDARGSNEELMEDRLEAHLKGKSNLTRVRGERFVPLVQQLVAEEPELLAMLVDELDLEQGAFVYREPPPPEPRRDREEEERLASRRPPRSGSGRPGGRSGGGGRRR; encoded by the coding sequence ATGGTTTCTGAAGAATCGGATAAACCCGCGTTTACCCAGGTAATCGACCTGACGTCCAGGGCTCAGCAGAACGCCCGTGAGGAACGCACTGTCGCCACCCTGCAAGAACCCGACCCGGCACTGCCTCGTGCCACCATCGATACGCTGTCCGACACGATCCGACGCGCCGTGATCTCCGCCGGCTGGAACAGCCTGATGCCGGTGCAGGAGTTGTCGATACCGTACCTCGTCGCCGGCCGCGACATGATCGTCCAATCCCGAACAGGCAGCGGCAAGACGGGCGCCTTCCTCCTTCCGTTGTTCGAGCGCCTCGATTCCCGCTCGGCCACGACGCAGGCCCTACTCCTCTGCCCGACGCGCGAGCTCGCCCGCCAGATCCATGAGGAGTTCGAGGCCATGCAGCGCGCCTTCGTCGATGACGAATACCGGCTCGAATCGGCCCTGGTCTACGGCGGCGTCAAGTACAAATCCCAGAACACGTCGCTTAAAGGCGGCGCCCAGGTGGTCATTGGTACGCCCGGTCGTATCCTCGACCACCTCGAGCGCCGCACGTTTACGCTGGACGATCTCAAGGTGCTCGTGCTCGATGAGGCGGACGAAATGCTTTCGATGGGGTTTTACCCCGCGATGAAGCAACTGCGTCGCTACCTGCCGGCCAGCCGTAATTCGTACATGTTCAGCGCGACGATGCCGCCCAAAGTGCGGTCGCTGGCCCAGGACTTTCTGCGCGACCCCGGCTTCCTCTCGTTGAGTTCTGGACAGATCGGCGTAGACAGCATCGAACATCGGTATTATGTGGCCAGCCCGATGGAAAAAGACCGCGTGTTGGTCCGCATCATCGAGATGGAAAACCCGGATTCGGCCATCATCTTCGCCAATACGAAACGCGACGTGGAGTACCTCGCCAAGTTCTTGCGCAACTTCGGGTACGACGCAAGTGAGATTTCAGGGGATCTGGACCAGCGCGCTCGCGAGAAGGTGATGGATCGGATCCGAAAAGGCGATCTGCGTTATCTGGTCGCCACGGATGTGGCGGCGCGCGGCATCGATATCTCCGATCTGAGCCACGTCTTTATGTACGACGTGCCGCAGGACCCCGAGTACTATATCCATCGGTCGGGCCGGACCGCTCGCGCCGGCAAGACGGGCACCGCGATCGTCGTGACGACGGCGACGGAGAAAAACGGCCTGCTCCGCATCACCAAAAAATATGGGGTGGATACGCAGCAGCACGAGGTGCCGAGCTCCGAGGACGTGGAGGTCCGCGTGGCCGAGCGCATGACGATTGTACTCGAAGAGCGGATGCGCGAGAAGACCGACTATGCGCGGGAGCACCTGGGTTATTTCGTCCCGCTGGTCGAGCGGCTTTCGGCGGAAAAGCCGACGCTGCTCAGCATCCTGGTGGACGACGTGTACCTGGCGCACTCGCTCGGCCGGCTCGCCGAGCCCGAAGAGATTCCTGAGGACGCGCGTGGATCCAACGAAGAACTCATGGAGGATCGGCTCGAAGCACACCTCAAGGGTAAATCCAACCTGACCCGCGTCCGCGGCGAGCGGTTTGTCCCGCTTGTTCAGCAGTTGGTGGCGGAGGAGCCGGAATTGCTGGCGATGCTGGTTGACGAGCTAGATTTGGAGCAGGGCGCGTTTGTCTACCGCGAGCCGCCGCCTCCCGAGCCGCGTCGCGACCGCGAAGAGGAGGAACGCCTCGCCAGCCGGCGGCCGCCTCGGTCCGGCAGTGGACGCCCGGGGGGCCGTTCGGGTGGCGGTGGGCGTCGACGGTGA